The Streptomyces tubercidicus DNA segment CGTGGTCCATCCGCTGGGCGGCAACTTCGGCGCCCTGCACGCCCCGCCGTACATCCAGCTCGACGGTGACGACCGCACCGGCGCCGTCGCGGCGGGCGAGAACATGACCATCAACCTCGACCACCAGGAGCGCATCAAGCGCATCCTGATCTTCGTCACCGTCTACGCCGGCGCCCGCAGCTTCGCGGGGCTGAACGCCACGGTCACCCTCCAGCCCCAGCACGGCGCCCCCGTCGACTTCACCCTGGACGCCTGCACGGTGCCCTCCAACGTCTGCGCGCTGGCGCTGATCACCAACACCGGCAGCGAACTCGTCGTCCAGCGCGAGGCCCGCTACCTCGTCCCCGCCCCCGGCGTCAGCCCGCAGCGCACCGTCGACCAGGCATACGGCTGGGGTCTGGACTGGTCACCGGCCCGTAAGTGACGGCGGCAGCGGGGGCGCCACTCAGGGCGCCGGGTACGTCCGGCCCTTCCAGGCCGCACCGCGCCCCCGGTAGTGCTGCACCGCCGAGTCCACCGTCATCAGCAGATAGAGCAGGGCGGTGAACGGCAGCAGCGGCGCCGCCCACAGCGGCTGCCCGTAGTAGCGCAGCATCGGCAGATAGGTCCCGCTCATCACCGCCCAGGCCGCCCCGCCCAGCGCCGCGAGCACCGGACCGCCGCCGGCCAGTCCGGCCACCAGCGCGACGGGCGGCGCCAGATACACCAGCGCGAGGCCCAGGACCGTACCGAGCAGCAGCAGGGGCCGGTGCCGCAGCTGGGCGTACGCGCTGCGCGAGACCATCCGCCACAGCTCGGCGGGCCGCGGATACGGCCGCACGCTGTCCACCCGGTCCGCCAGCCCCAGCCAGATCCGCCCGCCGCCGCGCTTGACCGCCCGCGCCAGCGTCACATCGTCGATCACCGCGCCCCGGATCGCCTCCGGGATGCCCGCCCGCTCCGCTGCCTCCCGCCGCAGCAGCACACAGCCCCCGGCCGCGGCCGCGGTCCGCGCCCCGGGCCGGTTGACCCACCGGAAGGGATACAGCTGCCCGAAGAAGTAGACGAACGCCGGCACGATCAGCCGCTCCCAGAACGTCACCACCCGCAGCCGCGCCATCTGCGAGACCAGGTCCAGCTCCGCCGAACGGGCCGCCGCCACCAACTCCCGCAGACTGTCCGGCTCGTGCGCGATATCCGCGTCGGTCAGCAGCAGATACTCCGGCGCGCTGCGCTCCCGCGCCAGCGCGATCCCGTGCCGTACGGCCCACAGCTTCCCCGTCCACCCCGGCTCGGGCTCGCCGGGCGAGGACACCGTCAGCGGCAGCCCGCCCCGCGCGGCCGCCAGTTGCCGGGCCACCGCGCCGGTCCCGTCCGTACTGCCGTCGTCGACCAGGAACACCTCCGCCCGGCCCGGGTACTTCTGGCCGAGCAGCGACGGCAGGCTGTCCGGCAGCACCGCGGCCTCGTCCCGCGCCGGGACCACCACCCCGACCGACGGCCAGCGCTCCGGATCCCGGCGGTCCGGCAGCCGTACGTCCGTCCGCCAGAAGAAGCCCTGCCCCAGCAGCAGCCACACCCAGGCCAGCAGGGACCCGGCACCGATCCACTCCATCGCTCCCACGGTCGCAGTCTGCCGCACCGCACCCGGCCCGCGGCGGCGCTCGACACGGTGTCGGAACGGGCGGAAAGGGGCGGAGGAAGGAGTGCAGAGGCAGGGAAGGGACGGGCGGCCGCGGCCGGTTTCGTCCCGCCCGGTATGACAAGCCCGACGAGCGGCTGAGTAAAGTGTCCGGGTGAAGATCGCGCTGATGGACTCCGGGACCGGGCTGCTCGCGGCGGCCGCCGCCATGCGGCGACTGCGGCCGGACGCCGATCTGGTCCTCTCCTCCGACCCCGACGGTATGCCGTGGGGGCCCCGCACCCCCGACGATGTCACCGACCGGGCGCTGGCCGTGGCCCGCTCGGCGGCCGCGCACGGCCCCGACGCCCTGATCGTCGCCTGCAACACCGCATCCGTGCATGCGCTGCCCGCCCTCCGCGCCGAACTGGAACCGCAGATCCCGGTCATCGGCACCGTCCCGGCGATCAAGCCCGCCGCGGCCGGCGGCGGCCCCGTCGCCATCTGGGCGACCCCCGCCACCACCGGCAGCCCCTACCAGCGGGATCTGATCGACCGGTTCGGGAGCGGGGTGGAGGTCACCGGTGTGCCCTGCCCGGGACTCGCCGACGCGGTCCAGGCCGCCGACGAGCCCGCGATCGACGCCGCCGTCGCGGCCGCCGCCGATCTCACCCCACGGGACGTGCGGACCGTCGTCCTGGGCTGCACCCACTACGAGCTGGTCGCCGAACGCATCCGGGCCGCCCTCCAGCAGCCCGGCGCCCCCGCGCTCGTCCTGCACGGTTCCGCCGAGGCGGTCGCCGCCCAGGCGCTGCGCCGTATCGGTGCCGAACCGGCCCCCGCGGCCGCCCCGACCGGCGCCCTCAGCGTGATCCTCAGCGGCCGCCCCGCCGGACTGCCGGCCGAGGCGCTCGCCTACGCCGAGGGCCGGCTGCTCGCCCGGAGCCGTACGGACCTCGCGCCGGGCGCCACCGAACCGGTCGCCGCAGTGGCCGACGAGACCGCCGCGGCGGCCCGGCGCTGACGCCACCCGTGACGTAGCTCATGACGTCACCCATGGCGTCGCCCGTTGCGCAACCCGGGCGGGAAAGGGGCCGTTCGACGCACTGCCATGGGGTGCGAAGACGCGTACGCTGCGTCTCATGAGGGACCACCCCCACGAGGGGGCAGCAGCCCCCGGTAACCACGGCAGTACCGACGGCGACGACAGCGGAGCGCGCCCCGCCGGCGGCTCCCATGCCGAGATCCCCGAGGTCTGGCACGGCAGCGCCACCAACCGCATCCAGTGGCTGCTGGCCGCGATCGGTGCGGCCTGTCTGGCGCTGGGCATCCTGCTCGCCGTCGAGAGCAACTGGACCTCGGGGCGAGCGCCCCTGGTGATGTCGGTGGTCGGCTGTGTCGCGGCCGGCCTGCTGGTGCTCTTCGGCACGCTCGCGTTCGTCCATGTCGCGGTGCGCGTCGACAAGGAATGCCTGGAGGTGCGGTGCGGCCATATAGGGGTGCCACGCCGCCGGATTCCGCTGGACACCGTCGTCGGCGCCGATTTCACCCCCCAGGTCACGCCCCGCCACTGGGGCGGCTGGGGCTACCGCTGGCGCCCCGAGCAGGGCACGGCCGTAGTGGTCCGGCGGGGCGAGGGGGTGGTGCTCCAGCTGGGCGACGGGATGACCTTCACCGTCACCGTCGATGATGCCGAGGGCGCCGTCCGCGCGATCCGCGGTCGGCTGCGGCCGCGCGAGGGGACCCCGGCGGGGACCTGAGGGGCGCGCGCCGGCGGGTGTGTGCGGCGCGCGTACTCCGCCACGTGGCGGGCCGGGTACGTCCCGTAGGGTCGGACCATGGCAACCCCCGACTTCATCCGTGACCTCCGGAACTCCATCGGCCGGCAGCTCCTCTGGCTGCCCGGGGTGAGCGCGGTCGTCTTCGATGACCAGGGCCGTGTCCTGCTGGGCAAGCGGGTCGACACCGGCGGCTGGTCGGTGATCGGAGGCATCCCCGAGCCCGGCGAGCAGCCCGCCGAGACCGCCGTACGGGAGGTCTACGAGGAGACCGCCGTACGGGTCGTCCCCGAGGGCATCGTGCTCGTCGAGACCATGCCGCCCACCCACTACCCCAATGGCGATGTCTGCCAGTTCATGGACGTGACCCTGCGCTGCCGGGCAGTTGGCGGTGCGGCGCAGGTCAATGACGATGAGTCGCTGGAGGTGGGCTGGTTCGCCTTGGACGCCCTGCCGCAGCTTGAGGAGTACGCCCTGACCCGTATCAAGCGGGCGCTGGAGGCCGGGCCGACGTGGTTCCAGGGGATGGAACAGGAGTCGGCGGGTCCGGATCTCGAAGCCTGAGCGCCCGGAGCCTGAGTGCCCTGGCGGATGCCTTCAGGGGCTCAGGCTTCGGAGTTCCGGCGGCGCGGCGGCCCGGCGGCGCGGTGACGCGGTGGGGTGATGGGCTACAGCTCCTCCGTCGACGGCTCGTCCAACGGGTCGGATGACTCATCGGGAAGCGGGGGCAGCTGGGACGCGTCCGGGTCACCGGGTTCCCCGGAAGGGCCCGGTTCGGTTTTCCCGCCGGGCGGCTCCTCCGTGTGCATCTCCCGCTTGTCCTTGCGGCAGGTCGTGATCCAGGTGCCGGTGGGGCCGCTCTCGTACTGACAGACCCAGCCGCGTACGGACAGCGTGGCCCGGTCGTCCTGTGCCTCCCGCGGCGCCCGCAGAAAGAACTCGGCCATCACCGAACGGGCCTCACCACAGCCCACCGTGCCTCCGGCCCCGGGGTCGGCGAAGAGCGTGACGTCCCCCTCCGAGCCCAGCGCGTCGGGGAGTTCACCGCAGTTCACCGGCTGCCCGGGGACGGTCGGGGAGGCGGAGCCCGGCCCGTCGCCCGGCCCGGCGCCCGTGGGGGAGGAGGTCGCGGCCGTCGTGTCCGGGCCGCCGTCCGCGTCCCCGCAGCCCGCGGCGGCCAGCGCGAACAGCACCGTCGGTACGGCGATGAGTCTCCGCATATCGGCCTCCCAGGTGGCGGCGGTGCGCAGACGGCATGCCGCCCTACCGCACAGACCTTAGGAGCCCGCCGGGCGCCGGGCGATCGGGGGCGGCTGATCGGGTGAGGGCGGCGGCGTGTGCGGCGGACCCCGGTCGCGCCGCATCTCGTCCCCGGCTCTCCTCAGTTGTGGCGGGCGATACCGGCAGGTAGCGGGGCGCGCCGGTCCACGGCGTGCCCGGAGACGGCCCCTACCGATGGCCGCCTCCGGGTGCGCGCCATCGTGACCTGCGGCAACGTGGTGCCGAAGCTTTCCCCCCACAGGACAGAGGAGTGCGAAATGGGTGACAAAGGCGCCATGGACAAGATGAAGGGCAAGGCCAAGCAGAAGGCCGGCAAGGTCATGGGCAACGAGCGCATGAAGAGCGAAGGCCGCGCCGACGAGGCCAAGGGCAAGGCCAAGAGCGCGATGGGCAACGCCAAGGAGAACATGCAGGGGATGAAGGACTCCCTGAAGAGCAAGAACCACTCCTGACGCCCGGCGGGGGCGTGGCGGACCCGCCACCCGTCTCCCGGACGTCCCCGGGGCCGCCACGCCCCCGCCGTACATCAGGTTTTGGGCCGCTCGGGAAACGCAGGCCGCTGAGGCCCCGCGCCCCCTTCGACCGCTGTCTCCGCCGAACGCCCCTCCACCACCCCAAGATCCCGACCGCGGGTCTCCCGCGCCACGCCCACCGCGACCAGCGTCAGCAACGCCGAGGCGATGTTGAGGCCGGCCCCGCTCAGAGTCAGGGCGTGTCGCTGGGCGCGTCGTCAACCGGGCCGTAACTCGCGGGCGGATCGAATCTTCTCAACAGTTCCTCGGCCGTCTCGTGCCGCTCCTGCGTCTTGATGATGTCGGCGATCTGCTTGGCCAGCATCCCCCGCCGGTCATCTCCGTCCGTGAAGCCCATACCGGAGAGAAATGCTTCGAAGTGGTCAGCGGCTGTCGGCTCTCGTGTGAACGAAGCGGAGGGCGCGTCCGCGGTTTCCAGGTAGGGCCGATCGCTCTGCGACTGAGGCAGGAAGTCCCGCAGTCGGTCAGGCACATCCGTGTCGTTGGCCGCGGACGTGAGCTGGGCGAGCAGACCGAGGTCTCCCACCGTCTTCTCCAGGTGATCGTCGTTCTTCGCGAGCCACCAGACCACCGCGCTGCCGGTGTCCTTGAGTACGTCCTCGCCCAGGTACTCGCGTTTGCTCTGCTCGTACTTCCGTTGGTGCTCCCAGACGGCCTTGTCCTTGCGCACTTCAGCGAGCTTGTCCAACCGCGCCTGATCGTGTTCGCGCAAGGTGAGCGTGACATTCTCCGCCATGACCTGGAGGTGTCCGGTGTGGTCCGGACTCATCCTGCTGAGCGCACCACTCAGCTCGTGCTGGACGAGTGAGGCCCGACCGGGCTCTCGCTGTTCCGTGAGCGCGCGGGCGTGGTCCAGCACCGTTTCGACGGCGAGGCCCGCCGGGTTGGCGACGGGGTCGTAGCCGTTGGCTTCGAGGGGGTACCACCGGACGGTCGCGGAGAACAGGAAGTCGTAGTCGGCCCATTGGCTGGGCAGCGGCACGTGGCGGATGCGGTGTTCCGTGCGTTCGATGGGCACCGCGGTGCGTTGCTCCTCGAAGCCGACCGGTACGGACCCTCGCCTCGCTGCGGCGATCCTTAAGGCTGCTGCCGGTGCTCCGACCACGAGAACAGCGAGGGTGGCCCACGCCCATGTCGGCCACACCTGTACCAGGCCGAGAATCGTCAGCAGCAGAGCGCACAGGACGGTAAGGAAGACGGTCGTCGTCTTGCAGCCGGTCGTCATGGTGTGGCTCCCCGAGGCGGTGTTGAGCGAGGTGGTGCGGCCGACGGGCGGAGGCCCTGTGCCGCGGAGATCTTCTGGAGAAGGCGGTCAGTTGTGGCGGCGCCGCGTGCCGGGCCACCGGAGGCGGTGGGTTCCGCTGCCCGGGCCACGGAGTACAGCGCCGCGAGTTGCTTGCCTTTTCGGTCGGCGGCGTTGACCAGGAGATCGAGCAGCAGGTCATGGCGGTTGTCGGCGTCGCCGGCGGTGTGCAGCCAGCGCTCCGCGTACGGGTGCCAATGCGGCTGCGGCAGCGCGGCGAACACCCCCCGCCAGCCGAAGGTCACACAGTCCTGTACGTACTGCTCGTCCACCAGCGCGTGGGGCGCGCTTCCCGGGTCCGTCAGCGGCACCGGGTCGCAGATCCGCAGGAAGATGCGTGCGTCGGCGTCCGAGGGGCGCCGGGTGAGGCGGTCGAGCATGCGGCGCCGGAGCCTGCTGCTCGTCGCCACCAGATCGCTGAGAGCGTCCAGCGGGAGCGTGGACCCCTGATCACGGCGGGCGAGGTGGTGCAGCCGGACCATTGCCTGATCGGGATGGGTCGGCGCGATCACTTCGGTGCAGACGCGGAGCAGAACGTACACGAGGCTTTCCGTCAGCTGCTTGTCTTTGCACCACGTGTAGATCAGATGCCGGAAACCCCCGCCGTACTTTTTGTGCTCCAGCCCGGGGGTGAGTGCGTGGATTGCCGCCGTTGAACGGGTCAGGGTCTTGGCGTTGGCGCCCCACTCCTCTGCCAGGGCCGCCAGTTCCTTCCACTGCCCGGCACGCAGGTATTGGTCGGCGAGCCGTTCCACCAGCTCCTCACGGAGGTCCGGAGTGAGGTGTGGGTCCCCCAGCTCGGTACTGCGCGCGGTCCAGACGCTGAGGAGACGTCTGAGATCGGGCATGTGGTCCCAGAAGTGGGTGCGGACGGCGGCATCGAAGTCCAGCTTGTCGAACCGCACGTGACCGTCCGGTCCGGCCGACGCGAAGATCTCCTTCAGGCGCTCGGCCAGGTCTTTGCCTTCGAGTGGGACCACCTTTTCCTGAGAGATCTTGAAGGTGCGGAGCAGAAGAGCGGCGGCGTGGTGGACGACGTCGGCATGCGCACCGTGCAGCATGGCCGTGGTGATCAGCAATGCTCGCTGTGGTGCCTCGCGCCGGTCGGTGACGAGACCGGCGACCTCTTGTCGCCAGGCCTTCCGCGCATCGCGGGCCTGCTCACACCAGCTGGCGAAACCGTCGCGCACCGGATGCGCTGTACGGGCCCGCCGTACACGATCCGCGAAGTCCGCGATCTCTTCGTTCGAAGGCTCTTCGGCCAGGAAATCCGCCAATGCGGGCGCGGAATGGAGGTATCCCTCGTGCGGTATCCGGTGGAGTCGTAGGTGACGCCGGAACACTTCCTGGGCCGGAGGGGTTGTGATGCGAGCCCGGTAGAACTGAAGGTCCGATTCCAGCGTGTCGTCGTACGGCATGACGACCACCAAGTGCGCCTGCTGTTCCTGCACGGCCTTGCGGAGCGCCGGCAGGGCTCTGCGGCACTCCGCCCATCGGGCGCCGTCGGCCTCGGCAAGGTCCAGCAACAGCCGGTCACCGGCGCCGACCAGCCCGGGATCCGTAAGAGCGACTTCGTCTGCGTCGCCGGGAAGCAATTCG contains these protein-coding regions:
- a CDS encoding glycosyltransferase; this translates as MEWIGAGSLLAWVWLLLGQGFFWRTDVRLPDRRDPERWPSVGVVVPARDEAAVLPDSLPSLLGQKYPGRAEVFLVDDGSTDGTGAVARQLAAARGGLPLTVSSPGEPEPGWTGKLWAVRHGIALARERSAPEYLLLTDADIAHEPDSLRELVAAARSAELDLVSQMARLRVVTFWERLIVPAFVYFFGQLYPFRWVNRPGARTAAAAGGCVLLRREAAERAGIPEAIRGAVIDDVTLARAVKRGGGRIWLGLADRVDSVRPYPRPAELWRMVSRSAYAQLRHRPLLLLGTVLGLALVYLAPPVALVAGLAGGGPVLAALGGAAWAVMSGTYLPMLRYYGQPLWAAPLLPFTALLYLLMTVDSAVQHYRGRGAAWKGRTYPAP
- a CDS encoding glutamate racemase, which encodes MKIALMDSGTGLLAAAAAMRRLRPDADLVLSSDPDGMPWGPRTPDDVTDRALAVARSAAAHGPDALIVACNTASVHALPALRAELEPQIPVIGTVPAIKPAAAGGGPVAIWATPATTGSPYQRDLIDRFGSGVEVTGVPCPGLADAVQAADEPAIDAAVAAAADLTPRDVRTVVLGCTHYELVAERIRAALQQPGAPALVLHGSAEAVAAQALRRIGAEPAPAAAPTGALSVILSGRPAGLPAEALAYAEGRLLARSRTDLAPGATEPVAAVADETAAAARR
- a CDS encoding NUDIX hydrolase is translated as MATPDFIRDLRNSIGRQLLWLPGVSAVVFDDQGRVLLGKRVDTGGWSVIGGIPEPGEQPAETAVREVYEETAVRVVPEGIVLVETMPPTHYPNGDVCQFMDVTLRCRAVGGAAQVNDDESLEVGWFALDALPQLEEYALTRIKRALEAGPTWFQGMEQESAGPDLEA
- a CDS encoding CsbD family protein translates to MGDKGAMDKMKGKAKQKAGKVMGNERMKSEGRADEAKGKAKSAMGNAKENMQGMKDSLKSKNHS